The proteins below come from a single Malus domestica chromosome 03, GDT2T_hap1 genomic window:
- the LOC108170508 gene encoding classical arabinogalactan protein 5-like, translating to MASPPTQSPPSPSPSPKTSLPTSSPTPTFLAVTPPTVSPTSLPTSVSPAKSPSKNVSPLVSAPKKSLVDASPVAEGPEIAATPSLPVGIPLSSTTPAGSPDNVAQGPSSDESSALGLNAVRVVLNGLSIWFALAF from the coding sequence ATGGCATCCCCTCCGACTCAGTCGCCGCCTTCGCCTTCTCCTTCTCCCAAGACCTCTCTGCCAACTTCCTCGCCGACCCCAACTTTTTTGGCGGTGACCCCACCCACCGTCTCTCCAACGTCCCTTCCGACATCGGTTTCTCCAGCGAAGAGCCCGTCCAAGAATGTGTCTCCACTGGTGAGCGCTCCTAAGAAAAGTCTAGTCGATGCTTCACCAGTTGCAGAGGGTCCTGAGATTGCAGCGACCCCATCGTTACCAGTGGGCATTCCTTTGAGTTCTACAACACCAGCAGGATCCCCGGATAATGTTGCTCAGGGTCCATCAAGCGATGAATCGTCTGCTTTGGGTTTGAATGCGGTTCGGGTAGTTTTGAACGGGCTGTCTATCTGGTTTGCTTTGGCTTTCTAG
- the LOC139194757 gene encoding uncharacterized protein: MATDAGSNWSLLEDVALCTSWVEVTHNSLTGNEMQLREMWSLIHTKFVEQMSWKRTKESISSGWKILSHSFSTWRDALTQASNNVRSGANYADEQLQAQAWYGAKIKSRNKSFTRWECWNIVKDCPKFKVVPVGPEVCMNSIPLHSTFVHSTPPHSTPDHGSHVDEEDGEEVPETPIPEQASGSTCYPIRPLGKKASKRKGSASKNDYEKYMQELARQGELTLARELAKYEADKARDEVKAAAIQQAFQAEQRERELLRQERELLREERIAQRDRDIMNTRLEGMSPNSKYFWQSEKADVVQRRRAREARSRQDGPSTTRQDDPSTTNWLSGEE, from the exons atggcTACTGATGCAGGTTcgaattggtcgcttcttgaagatgttgcattgtgcactagctgggttgaagttactcataattcccttacgggtaatgagatgcaattgcgagaaatgtggagtttaattcataccaaatttgtTGAgcaaatgagttggaaaagaaccaaagaatcgatatCCAGTGGTTGGAAAATACTTAGCCATtcctttagtacgtggagagatgccttgacacaagctagtaataatgttcgaagtggggcaaattatgcggatgag caacttcaagcacaagcatggtatggtgccaaaatcaaatcaagaaacaaatcattcacccggtgggaatgttggaatattgttaaagattgtcctaaattcaaagttgtgcctgttggtccagaagtatgcaTGAACAGCATCCCTCTACACAGCACCTTTGTACACAGCACCCCTccacactctacacccgatcatggctcccatgttgatgaagaagatggagaagaagtgcctgaaacgcctattcctgaacaagcgtcggggtcgacctgttatccaattaggcctctaggtaagaaggcttcaaagaggaaagggagtgcttccaagaatgattatgaaaagtacatgcaagaacttgctcgtcaaggtgaattgacgttggcgcgggaattggcgaaatatgaggctgacaaggctagagatgaggtaaaagctgcagctattcaacaagcatttcaagctgaacagagggaaagagagctacttaggcaagaaagggagttgcttagagaagaaagaattgcacaacgagatcgtgacattatgaacacgcgtttagaagggatgtctccaaattctaaatatttttggcagtcggagaaagcggatgtggtgcaaaggaggcgtgcaagagaagcgagatcaagacaagatggtcctagcacaacaagacaagatgatcctagcaccacaaattggttaagtggtgaggaatag